A single region of the Leisingera thetidis genome encodes:
- a CDS encoding nitroreductase family protein yields the protein MFSKDALSYDPLPLPDRAAYSDAQMQEKAAEFLAHMQRRHTVRDYSDRPVPRAVIETCIRAAGTAPSGANHQPWFFAAISNPELKARVRAEAEAEERKFYAGGAGDEWIKALEPIGTDADKPHLTAAPWLIVVFAQRWGEFSDGSRYKNYYVPESVSIATGVLLTALHTAGLCALTHTPNPMKFLNGALGRPASEKPTMIIAVGHPAADATVPAVAKVKKPLQEIAAFAE from the coding sequence ATGTTCTCGAAAGACGCTCTCAGCTATGATCCGCTGCCCCTGCCCGACCGGGCGGCCTATTCGGACGCGCAGATGCAGGAAAAGGCGGCAGAGTTTCTGGCCCATATGCAGCGGCGCCATACGGTGCGGGATTATTCAGACCGGCCGGTGCCGCGGGCGGTGATCGAAACCTGCATCCGCGCGGCCGGCACCGCGCCCTCGGGGGCCAATCACCAGCCCTGGTTCTTTGCCGCGATCTCCAACCCGGAGCTGAAGGCGCGGGTCCGGGCCGAGGCCGAGGCGGAGGAAAGGAAATTCTATGCGGGCGGCGCCGGCGATGAATGGATCAAGGCGCTGGAGCCGATCGGCACCGATGCCGACAAGCCGCATCTGACCGCCGCGCCCTGGCTGATCGTGGTCTTTGCACAGCGCTGGGGGGAATTCAGCGACGGCAGCCGGTACAAGAACTACTACGTGCCGGAAAGCGTCAGCATCGCCACCGGCGTTTTGCTGACAGCGCTGCATACGGCGGGGCTGTGCGCCCTCACCCATACCCCGAACCCGATGAAGTTCCTGAACGGCGCCCTGGGGCGGCCGGCCTCGGAGAAGCCCACCATGATCATCGCCGTCGGCCATCCGGCGGCGGACGCCACGGTGCCCGCCGTTGCCAAGGTGAAAAAACCGCTGCAGGAGATTGCCGCATTTGCAGAGTGA
- a CDS encoding DUF1036 domain-containing protein produces the protein MKRILLAAGLGLAASPALAGLEICNNAGQSLSLAIGYSSGGGWVSEGWWTIPAGGCKTAVSGDLKTRYYYYRADAGGAVLASGDYTFCTSPEPFTIHGDTQCGPRGYETQGFRRLDTGETARHFTLTLNAAADAPAAPPPAAPQAGAPGAYGEPYSDNVTLQGCSIEGQRACSFHAGGTKFLVRDDGRTPRLVFSVMEALDPGTPLTVRGDLEAVYDRTADVVLRDAAVRPWTEHDGLLNRLQGHWYSVEDPNAQFTVLGAERDNSYDGADTGRDYLSVSERCFEFEGGGPYLHAREEETGEDYCYVIDHAGRQELTLMHLPRGTVLRYRKLD, from the coding sequence ATGAAGCGCATTCTTTTGGCCGCGGGTCTGGGACTGGCGGCATCGCCGGCCTTGGCCGGGCTGGAGATCTGCAACAACGCGGGGCAAAGCCTGAGCCTCGCCATCGGCTATTCCAGCGGCGGCGGCTGGGTCTCGGAAGGCTGGTGGACCATTCCGGCGGGCGGCTGCAAAACGGCGGTCAGCGGCGATTTGAAGACACGCTACTATTACTACCGGGCCGATGCCGGCGGCGCGGTTCTTGCCAGCGGCGATTACACCTTCTGCACCTCCCCCGAGCCCTTCACCATTCACGGCGACACCCAATGCGGCCCGCGCGGATATGAGACGCAGGGGTTCCGCAGGCTGGACACCGGCGAAACCGCCAGGCATTTCACGCTGACGCTGAATGCAGCGGCTGACGCGCCGGCGGCCCCGCCCCCGGCCGCACCGCAGGCCGGTGCGCCGGGCGCCTATGGCGAACCTTATTCGGACAATGTGACCCTGCAGGGCTGCTCTATCGAAGGCCAGCGGGCGTGCAGTTTTCATGCCGGGGGCACCAAGTTCCTTGTCCGCGATGACGGCCGCACGCCGCGGTTGGTCTTTTCCGTCATGGAAGCACTGGACCCGGGAACGCCGCTCACCGTGCGGGGCGATCTGGAGGCCGTTTACGACCGGACAGCCGATGTCGTCCTGCGGGATGCCGCGGTGCGGCCCTGGACCGAGCATGACGGGCTGCTGAACAGGCTGCAGGGCCATTGGTATTCGGTGGAGGATCCCAATGCGCAGTTCACCGTTCTGGGGGCGGAGCGGGACAACAGCTATGATGGCGCCGATACCGGGCGGGACTACCTGTCCGTCTCGGAGCGGTGTTTTGAATTCGAGGGCGGCGGACCGTATCTGCATGCGCGCGAAGAAGAGACCGGCGAGGATTACTGTTATGTGATCGACCATGCCGGCCGCCAGGAGCTGACGCTGATGCATCTGCCGCGCGGCACTGTCCTGCGCTACCGCAAGCTGGACTGA
- a CDS encoding YebC/PmpR family DNA-binding transcriptional regulator, which translates to MAGHSKWANIQHRKGRQDAARSKLFSKLAKEITVAAKMGDPDPDKNPRLRLAVKEAKSQSVPKDVIERAIKKAIGGDAENYDEIRYEGYGPNGVAVIVEAMTDNKNRTASNVRSTFSKNGGNLGETGSVGFMFERKGEVTYPAAAGDADTVMMAAIEAGAEDVESSEDGHIIYCADTDLNDVSSALEAELGESESTKLVWKPSTTTELDLEGMQKLMKLVDALEDDDDVQRVTTNFEASDEVMAQL; encoded by the coding sequence ATGGCAGGCCATTCAAAATGGGCGAACATTCAGCACCGCAAGGGCCGTCAGGACGCGGCGCGGTCGAAACTGTTTTCCAAGCTGGCCAAGGAGATCACCGTGGCCGCCAAGATGGGCGACCCCGATCCCGACAAGAACCCGCGCCTGCGCCTCGCGGTGAAAGAGGCCAAAAGCCAGTCCGTCCCCAAGGACGTGATCGAGCGCGCGATCAAGAAAGCCATCGGCGGCGATGCCGAGAATTATGACGAGATCCGCTACGAGGGCTACGGCCCCAACGGCGTTGCGGTGATCGTCGAGGCGATGACCGACAACAAGAACCGCACCGCCTCCAACGTGCGCTCCACCTTCTCCAAGAACGGCGGCAACCTGGGCGAGACCGGCTCGGTCGGCTTCATGTTCGAGCGCAAGGGCGAAGTCACCTATCCGGCCGCTGCCGGCGATGCGGACACCGTGATGATGGCCGCCATCGAGGCGGGCGCCGAGGATGTCGAAAGCTCGGAGGACGGCCACATCATCTATTGCGCCGACACCGACCTCAACGACGTCTCCAGCGCGCTGGAGGCGGAGCTGGGCGAATCCGAGTCGACCAAGCTGGTCTGGAAACCTTCCACCACCACCGAGCTGGACCTCGAAGGCATGCAGAAGCTGATGAAGCTGGTGGACGCGCTCGAAGACGACGACGACGTGCAGCGCGTCACAACCAACTTTGAAGCCTCCGACGAGGTCATGGCGCAGCTCTAA